One window of Watersipora subatra chromosome 3, tzWatSuba1.1, whole genome shotgun sequence genomic DNA carries:
- the LOC137392289 gene encoding alpha-aminoadipic semialdehyde synthase, mitochondrial-like isoform X1: MSYRNTLIKYCSSPFLTTRRFVSMSSFINSKPTIAIRREDNSVWERRAPLSPSDIRYLVKQDINVVVQPSNRRAYSMEEYRQAGAIIDEDLTSASLILGVKQVPIDNLIPGKTYGFFSHTIKAQEANMSLLDALLEKNIRLIDYERICNASGIRTVAFGKYAGVAGMINILHGLGLRLLALGHHTPFMYVGPTHNYRTSELARQAIREAGYQISLGMLPQSIGPLTFVFTGAGNVSQGAQEVFRELPVEFVEPQHLSNVAQRGGTNKVYGCVVDMKDHLVRKDGGSFDPVEFQKYPEKYASNFSRKIAPYASVIINGIYYAPNDPRLISIPDCKELLQPSDMPWLPTSSGCPRLPHRLLALCDISADPGGSLEFMQSCTTIDHPFLLYDAQSNTNKESFSGPGVLICSIDNMPAQLPQEATTYFGSLLRPYTLDMLALAEMKPLKETACSDDVKNAVITSHGQLTPHFTYIADLRNTNRERNARISGSSRKKVLLLGAGYVSAPCVEYLTSDGIAVTVASALQQEIDALASRFENTSPVLIDMQSDQEVIEKLVAEHDLTISLLPYAYHPEVAKMCIKHKRNMVTASYVSPEMAALHRQAVDAGVTIVNEVGVDPGIDHLLAMACFREADEKGGKIESFESWCGGLPAADFSANPLRYRFSWSPKGVLNNLKAGAKWLENNELKEISPGGALLSNSRSLDFLPGFNLEGFPNRDSTAYSEIYGIEKAHTILRGTIRFKGFSDAAKALVALGLTESDIVPNLHPKGPPITWKEYICEKLGLSRDVMVDTARDKLLQSLGNDVTQTNCILDLGLLSEEEMDKRGTPIDTLSNYLNKKLAFGDKEYDMIIMRHDVGIRWPDGKRDMHHIDLVVYGDQDHEGGFSAMAKTVGYPTAIASKMILEGEIQKHGTVLPLTSDIYLPMIKRLQSKRIKARQHVTHLS; encoded by the exons ATGTCGTACCGTAACACTCTCATAAAGTATTGCTCGTCGCCATTTCTAACTACAAGACGATTTGTGAGCATGTCAAGTTTCATAAACTCCAAACCTACAATCGCTATCAGGCGAGAGGATAACTCCGTCTGGGAAAGAAGAGCTCCGTTATCACCATCAGATATTCGATATCTGGTGAAACAAGATATAAATGTGGTTGTTCAGCCAAGCAACAGGCGCGCATACTCCATGGAG GAATATCGACAAGCTGGTGCAATCATAGATGAGGATCTAACTTCAGCATCTCTCATACTCGGTGTCAAGCAGGTTCCAATTGACAATCTCATTCCAGGTAAAACCTATGGTTTTTTCTCCCACACCATCAAAGCACAGGAAGCTAACATGAGTTTACTGGATGCCTTATTAGAAAAG AACATCAGACTTATCGATTATGAAAGGATCTGCAATGCATCTGGTATTCGAACTGTAGCGTTTGGTAAATACGCCGGAGTCGCAGGGATGATTAATATTCTGCATGGACTTGGCCTACGCCTCCTAGCTCTGGGTCATCATACGCCATTTATG TATGTCGGACCAACCCACAACTACAGGACTAGTGAACTGGCAAGGCAAGCTATCAGAGAAGCTGGCTATCAAATATCTCTAGGAATGCTGCCACAGTCAATCGGCCCACTGACCTTTGTCTTTACCGGAGCTGGAAATGTATCTCAG GGAGCCCAAGAAGTGTTTAGAGAGCTGCCTGTGGAGTTTGTGGAGCCTCAACACCTGTCTAACGTTGCTCAAAGGGGAG GGACAAACAAAGTCTATGGATGTGTCGTTGATATGAAGGATCATCTCGTCAGAAAAGATGGCGGATCCTTTGATCCCGTAGAATTTCAAAAATATCCGGAGAAGTATGCTTCCAACTTTTCAAGAAAG ATAGCTCCCTATGCCTCTGTGATCATCAACGGGATTTATTATGCTCCTAACGATCCCCGTCTCATCTCCATACCTGACTGTAAGGAGCTGCTGCAACCTAGTGATATGCCGTGGTTGCCCACCAGCTCTGGCTGTCCCCGGCTTCCCCAcag GTTGCTGGCTCTGTGTGATATCTCAGCTGATCCTGGTGGATCACTCGAGTTTATGCAGAGCTGCACAACTATTGACCACCCATTCCTGCTATATGATGCGCAGAGCAACACCAATAAAGAAAG TTTCTCAGGCCCTGGAGTTCTCATTTGTTCAATCGACAACATGCCAGCTCAGCTTCCTCAGGAAGCCACAACATATTTTGGGTCTTTACTTCGTCCGTACACTCTGGATATG TTGGCGCTTGCTGAGATGAAGCCTCTAAAGGAGACGGCGTGTTCAGACGATGTGAAGAAT GCTGTCATCACCTCCCATGGTCAGCTCACTCCCCACTTCACGTATATAGCTGACCTACGGAATACAAACAG AGAAAGGAATGCGAGGATATCGGGTAGCTCTAGGAAGAAAGTCTTATTGCTGGGTGCTGGTTATGTCTCGGCTCCATGTGTAGAGTATCTCACATCTGATGGAATAGCTGTCACTGTAG CGTCCGCCCTGCAGCAAGAGATAGACGCTTTGGCTAGTCGGTTTGAGAACACATCTCCTGTGCTTATTGACATGCAAAGCGATCAGGAGGTTATTGAGAAGCTGGTGGCTGAGCACGACTTGACCATCAGCCTTCTTCCTTATGCTTATCACCCGGAGGTGGCAAAGATGTGCATCAAACATAAGAGAAACATGGTGACAGCCAGCTATGTCAGCCCTGAGATGGCTGCGCTGCATAGACA AGCTGTAGACGCTGGAGTAACAATAGTCAATGAGGTTGGAGTCGATCCAGGCATCGACCATCTGCTAGCCATGGCATGCTTCCGTGAAGCTGATGAAAAGGGAGGAAAGATAGAGTCTTTTGAATCTTGGTGTGGTGGGCTGCCGGCAGCAGACTTCTCTGCCAACCCTCTAAG ATACAGATTCAGTTGGAGCCCTAAGGGAGTGTTGAACAACTTGAAGGCTGGTGCTAAGTGGCTTGAAAATAATGAG CTAAAGGAAATATCCCCAGGTGGTGCTCTGTTATCTAACAGCCGTTCACTCGATTTCTTACCTGGGTTCAACTTGGAGGGGTTTCCCAACAGAGACTCGACAGCTTACAGTGAAATCTATGGTATAGAAAAGGCCCATACCATTCTTAGGGGTACTATCAG GTTCAAAGGCTTCTCTGACGCCGCTAAAGCTCTCGTTGCTCTCGGGCTAACAGAGAGTGATATCGTGCCCAACCTTCATCCCAAAGGCCCACCGATTACATGG AAAGAGTACATATGTGAAAAGCTGGGTCTTAGCCGTGATGTTATGGTGGACACTGCTCGTGACAAGCTGCTGCAGTCTCTTGGCAATGACGTGACTCAGACTAACTGTATCCTCGA TTTAGGACTTCTGTCAGAGGAGGAAATGGACAAGAGAGGGACGCCCATAGACACCCTCTCTAACTATCTAAACAAAAAGTTGGCTTTTG gTGACAAGGAGTATGACATGATCATCATGAGGCATGATGTAGGAATTCGCTGGCCAGATGGTAAAAGGGATATGCACCACATAGATCTCGTGGTCTATGGTGACCAAGATCATGAGGGTGGCTTTTCAGCCATGGCTAAGACTGTTGGTTATCCTACAGCCATAGCATCAAAGATGATTCTTGAAG GAGAGATCCAAAAGCATGGAACAGTGCTGCCGCTCACCTCTGATATTTACCTACCTATGATCAAAAGGTTGCAATCTAAGAGAATTAAAGCAAGACAACACGTTACTCATCTTTCTTAA
- the LOC137392289 gene encoding alpha-aminoadipic semialdehyde synthase, mitochondrial-like isoform X2, producing MINILHGLGLRLLALGHHTPFMYVGPTHNYRTSELARQAIREAGYQISLGMLPQSIGPLTFVFTGAGNVSQGAQEVFRELPVEFVEPQHLSNVAQRGGTNKVYGCVVDMKDHLVRKDGGSFDPVEFQKYPEKYASNFSRKIAPYASVIINGIYYAPNDPRLISIPDCKELLQPSDMPWLPTSSGCPRLPHRLLALCDISADPGGSLEFMQSCTTIDHPFLLYDAQSNTNKESFSGPGVLICSIDNMPAQLPQEATTYFGSLLRPYTLDMLALAEMKPLKETACSDDVKNAVITSHGQLTPHFTYIADLRNTNRERNARISGSSRKKVLLLGAGYVSAPCVEYLTSDGIAVTVASALQQEIDALASRFENTSPVLIDMQSDQEVIEKLVAEHDLTISLLPYAYHPEVAKMCIKHKRNMVTASYVSPEMAALHRQAVDAGVTIVNEVGVDPGIDHLLAMACFREADEKGGKIESFESWCGGLPAADFSANPLRYRFSWSPKGVLNNLKAGAKWLENNELKEISPGGALLSNSRSLDFLPGFNLEGFPNRDSTAYSEIYGIEKAHTILRGTIRFKGFSDAAKALVALGLTESDIVPNLHPKGPPITWKEYICEKLGLSRDVMVDTARDKLLQSLGNDVTQTNCILDLGLLSEEEMDKRGTPIDTLSNYLNKKLAFGDKEYDMIIMRHDVGIRWPDGKRDMHHIDLVVYGDQDHEGGFSAMAKTVGYPTAIASKMILEGEIQKHGTVLPLTSDIYLPMIKRLQSKRIKARQHVTHLS from the exons ATGATTAATATTCTGCATGGACTTGGCCTACGCCTCCTAGCTCTGGGTCATCATACGCCATTTATG TATGTCGGACCAACCCACAACTACAGGACTAGTGAACTGGCAAGGCAAGCTATCAGAGAAGCTGGCTATCAAATATCTCTAGGAATGCTGCCACAGTCAATCGGCCCACTGACCTTTGTCTTTACCGGAGCTGGAAATGTATCTCAG GGAGCCCAAGAAGTGTTTAGAGAGCTGCCTGTGGAGTTTGTGGAGCCTCAACACCTGTCTAACGTTGCTCAAAGGGGAG GGACAAACAAAGTCTATGGATGTGTCGTTGATATGAAGGATCATCTCGTCAGAAAAGATGGCGGATCCTTTGATCCCGTAGAATTTCAAAAATATCCGGAGAAGTATGCTTCCAACTTTTCAAGAAAG ATAGCTCCCTATGCCTCTGTGATCATCAACGGGATTTATTATGCTCCTAACGATCCCCGTCTCATCTCCATACCTGACTGTAAGGAGCTGCTGCAACCTAGTGATATGCCGTGGTTGCCCACCAGCTCTGGCTGTCCCCGGCTTCCCCAcag GTTGCTGGCTCTGTGTGATATCTCAGCTGATCCTGGTGGATCACTCGAGTTTATGCAGAGCTGCACAACTATTGACCACCCATTCCTGCTATATGATGCGCAGAGCAACACCAATAAAGAAAG TTTCTCAGGCCCTGGAGTTCTCATTTGTTCAATCGACAACATGCCAGCTCAGCTTCCTCAGGAAGCCACAACATATTTTGGGTCTTTACTTCGTCCGTACACTCTGGATATG TTGGCGCTTGCTGAGATGAAGCCTCTAAAGGAGACGGCGTGTTCAGACGATGTGAAGAAT GCTGTCATCACCTCCCATGGTCAGCTCACTCCCCACTTCACGTATATAGCTGACCTACGGAATACAAACAG AGAAAGGAATGCGAGGATATCGGGTAGCTCTAGGAAGAAAGTCTTATTGCTGGGTGCTGGTTATGTCTCGGCTCCATGTGTAGAGTATCTCACATCTGATGGAATAGCTGTCACTGTAG CGTCCGCCCTGCAGCAAGAGATAGACGCTTTGGCTAGTCGGTTTGAGAACACATCTCCTGTGCTTATTGACATGCAAAGCGATCAGGAGGTTATTGAGAAGCTGGTGGCTGAGCACGACTTGACCATCAGCCTTCTTCCTTATGCTTATCACCCGGAGGTGGCAAAGATGTGCATCAAACATAAGAGAAACATGGTGACAGCCAGCTATGTCAGCCCTGAGATGGCTGCGCTGCATAGACA AGCTGTAGACGCTGGAGTAACAATAGTCAATGAGGTTGGAGTCGATCCAGGCATCGACCATCTGCTAGCCATGGCATGCTTCCGTGAAGCTGATGAAAAGGGAGGAAAGATAGAGTCTTTTGAATCTTGGTGTGGTGGGCTGCCGGCAGCAGACTTCTCTGCCAACCCTCTAAG ATACAGATTCAGTTGGAGCCCTAAGGGAGTGTTGAACAACTTGAAGGCTGGTGCTAAGTGGCTTGAAAATAATGAG CTAAAGGAAATATCCCCAGGTGGTGCTCTGTTATCTAACAGCCGTTCACTCGATTTCTTACCTGGGTTCAACTTGGAGGGGTTTCCCAACAGAGACTCGACAGCTTACAGTGAAATCTATGGTATAGAAAAGGCCCATACCATTCTTAGGGGTACTATCAG GTTCAAAGGCTTCTCTGACGCCGCTAAAGCTCTCGTTGCTCTCGGGCTAACAGAGAGTGATATCGTGCCCAACCTTCATCCCAAAGGCCCACCGATTACATGG AAAGAGTACATATGTGAAAAGCTGGGTCTTAGCCGTGATGTTATGGTGGACACTGCTCGTGACAAGCTGCTGCAGTCTCTTGGCAATGACGTGACTCAGACTAACTGTATCCTCGA TTTAGGACTTCTGTCAGAGGAGGAAATGGACAAGAGAGGGACGCCCATAGACACCCTCTCTAACTATCTAAACAAAAAGTTGGCTTTTG gTGACAAGGAGTATGACATGATCATCATGAGGCATGATGTAGGAATTCGCTGGCCAGATGGTAAAAGGGATATGCACCACATAGATCTCGTGGTCTATGGTGACCAAGATCATGAGGGTGGCTTTTCAGCCATGGCTAAGACTGTTGGTTATCCTACAGCCATAGCATCAAAGATGATTCTTGAAG GAGAGATCCAAAAGCATGGAACAGTGCTGCCGCTCACCTCTGATATTTACCTACCTATGATCAAAAGGTTGCAATCTAAGAGAATTAAAGCAAGACAACACGTTACTCATCTTTCTTAA